From one Brevibacterium sp. 'Marine' genomic stretch:
- a CDS encoding LCP family protein codes for MAKLTKMVSAIGSLKDLNSARAEFDDASKTIPAEAAFPPADIRPSADDSRTLMLRVTNPGNPAEAAPQSSSQGDTFAVIHVPAAGEFAAVLVLNPSTQIEAGQTFGTIVDEGGWPVVVAMVEEFLGVRIDHIAQLEADALGRVIDEIGGLQVYSRVAFSAGGTDFVEGTNNLDGATSAIFTAADPVDDAGQTRTRNQRAVVRALVQTLKSGGLVKDPNKGAAVLGHFASGIQRNAELTTSDLVKIANGLRTLQKDDIAVVTVPTNSRREDDGTVIIDFDPEAVPALKNTLANNELADLFRYLASLGY; via the coding sequence ATGGCCAAGCTGACGAAGATGGTTTCCGCCATCGGTTCTCTCAAGGACCTCAACTCCGCCCGCGCCGAGTTCGATGACGCATCGAAGACCATTCCCGCCGAGGCTGCCTTCCCACCCGCAGACATCCGTCCCAGCGCGGACGACTCCCGCACCCTGATGCTTCGGGTGACGAATCCCGGAAACCCCGCCGAGGCGGCTCCGCAGTCATCGAGCCAAGGTGACACTTTCGCTGTCATCCATGTTCCCGCCGCCGGTGAATTCGCTGCCGTGCTCGTGCTCAATCCCTCCACACAGATCGAAGCAGGTCAGACGTTCGGCACCATCGTCGACGAAGGTGGGTGGCCGGTCGTCGTCGCCATGGTTGAGGAGTTCCTTGGCGTCCGCATCGATCACATCGCACAGCTGGAGGCAGACGCGCTCGGACGCGTCATCGATGAAATCGGCGGCCTGCAGGTCTACAGCCGAGTTGCGTTCAGCGCCGGCGGCACCGATTTCGTCGAGGGGACGAATAACCTCGACGGAGCGACATCGGCGATCTTCACTGCGGCAGACCCGGTCGATGATGCCGGCCAGACGCGCACACGCAATCAACGTGCGGTCGTGCGTGCGCTCGTTCAAACACTCAAGTCAGGCGGGCTGGTCAAAGATCCGAACAAGGGCGCGGCCGTGCTCGGACATTTCGCGTCAGGTATTCAGCGCAACGCCGAGCTGACCACGAGTGATCTCGTCAAGATCGCCAACGGCCTCCGCACCCTGCAGAAGGACGACATCGCGGTGGTCACCGTGCCCACGAACTCACGTCGCGAGGATGACGGCACGGTCATCATCGACTTCGACCCCGAGGCAGTGCCAGCTCTCAAAAACACTCTGGCCAACAACGAACTGGCTGACTTATTCCGCTATCTAGCCTCGCTAGGATACTGA
- a CDS encoding YceI family protein: protein MTENPGITGHWDIDPSHSRLGFSTRHAMVSRVRGAFNDVSGSADIAEDLADSTAEVIIQTASIDTRSEGRDEHLRSADFFDVETYPEIRFVSSAIDEVEEGSYIVTGELTIRDMTKTVSVPLELIGVETDPFGNLRAGLEGSRRIDRKDWGVTWNTTLDSGGVLVSDKITLEFELSLIKNLAEAAPADEDEADETAPPAPKTPEAAPTAEPAGKEFPPPPPVKPADKPAEKTPETKQPDAQPSGNGLGKLFGLR, encoded by the coding sequence ATGACAGAAAATCCTGGGATCACAGGTCATTGGGACATCGATCCCTCACATTCTCGACTGGGATTCTCCACACGCCACGCCATGGTCTCGCGTGTGCGTGGAGCGTTCAATGATGTCTCCGGTTCGGCCGACATCGCCGAGGATCTTGCCGACTCGACCGCCGAGGTCATCATCCAGACCGCGAGCATCGACACCCGCAGCGAGGGTCGCGACGAGCACCTGCGTTCGGCGGACTTCTTCGATGTGGAGACCTACCCGGAGATCCGTTTCGTCTCCTCCGCCATCGACGAGGTCGAGGAAGGCTCCTACATCGTCACCGGTGAGCTGACGATCCGTGACATGACGAAGACCGTGTCGGTTCCGCTCGAGCTCATCGGCGTCGAGACCGATCCCTTCGGCAACCTGCGTGCCGGCCTCGAGGGCTCGCGCCGCATCGACCGCAAGGACTGGGGCGTGACCTGGAATACGACGCTCGATTCCGGTGGCGTGCTCGTCAGTGACAAGATCACCCTCGAGTTCGAGCTCTCCCTGATCAAGAACCTCGCCGAGGCGGCCCCCGCCGATGAGGACGAGGCCGACGAGACCGCCCCTCCAGCGCCGAAGACCCCGGAGGCAGCCCCGACCGCTGAGCCCGCCGGCAAGGAGTTCCCTCCCCCGCCGCCGGTCAAGCCCGCTGACAAGCCGGCAGAGAAGACACCGGAGACCAAGCAGCCGGATGCTCAACCGTCCGGAAACGGCTTAGGAAAGCTCTTCGGCCTCCGCTGA
- a CDS encoding BPL-N domain-containing protein — protein sequence MTAPIRRAGAALLVSLFTATGSVGCAAADTSSPDSPLVAVYRGEAACDGCPETVAQRLRASFTDAEVVFIGRGERLPLQADSLADVDLYVQPGGGDDIDAAAEALPPRFVGGLEQYVADGGRYLGLCMGAYLAGPVAFGLVESDLDGEVGRPEFPVTDSRETVVDVAWDGHHRQTFFQEGAVLPPPGDRADVFARYGNGDIAAARYDHGDGMAGLVGPHPQADQTWLDKAGIADPDGDDWNYAVPFVAALLD from the coding sequence ATGACCGCCCCCATCCGACGAGCCGGTGCAGCTCTCTTGGTCAGTCTCTTCACCGCGACCGGCTCCGTGGGCTGCGCCGCCGCAGACACTTCAAGTCCAGATTCCCCGCTCGTGGCCGTGTACCGCGGTGAGGCCGCGTGCGACGGGTGCCCCGAGACGGTCGCACAACGGCTGAGAGCCTCGTTCACCGACGCCGAGGTGGTCTTCATCGGTCGCGGTGAACGTCTGCCGCTGCAGGCCGATTCCCTTGCAGACGTGGACCTCTACGTCCAACCCGGTGGCGGGGATGACATCGACGCTGCCGCCGAAGCGCTGCCGCCTCGATTCGTCGGGGGCCTTGAACAGTATGTTGCAGACGGCGGTCGTTACCTCGGTCTGTGCATGGGAGCCTACCTGGCGGGGCCGGTCGCCTTCGGCCTCGTCGAATCGGACCTCGACGGTGAGGTCGGCCGTCCCGAATTCCCAGTCACCGACAGCAGAGAGACCGTGGTCGACGTCGCGTGGGACGGTCATCATCGCCAGACATTCTTCCAAGAGGGCGCAGTCCTTCCTCCACCCGGGGATCGCGCCGACGTGTTCGCGCGCTATGGCAACGGCGACATCGCCGCAGCACGCTACGACCACGGTGACGGTATGGCAGGTCTGGTCGGCCCTCACCCCCAGGCTGACCAGACCTGGCTGGACAAGGCGGGAATTGCCGATCCGGACGGAGACGACTGGAATTACGCCGTCCCCTTCGTCGCAGCACTGTTGGATTGA
- a CDS encoding NAD(P)/FAD-dependent oxidoreductase, translated as MARRVCWCRTEKRGIVDADVVVVGAGLAGLQCARRLQRNGLTVQVCESSDDVGGRVRTDRIDGFLCDRGFQLLNPAYPAVRAFIDVASLDLQTFGAGVMVRKGQRLTTLRASLSRRGTESSGLSSGLLRPKEIRGLLRWLGPTLLRPSSASRATRDSTLAESLEAAGVTGALRRDVIDTFLAGVLADSTGASSANYARLLMRSFVRAIPGLPRKGMAALPEQMAASLETPVRVNTAVRDLRETDDGVEVDTDQGRIRARVAVTAVGAEDLEELTVEKTPPTRGLTTWWFQAPEPPLEDPLLVLDASAPQGGPDGPVWHTAVVSNAAPSYAPAGSALIEATTLLDRPDGLADEREIRQHLERIYGTSTRRWQVLINHRLPHALPASAPPLIDRSVQRISERIFVCGDHRDTGSIQGALISGDRAGQGIAGILSTASRRSDN; from the coding sequence GTGGCGCGACGCGTATGCTGGTGTCGAACCGAGAAGAGGGGAATCGTGGACGCCGACGTCGTAGTCGTGGGAGCAGGTCTCGCGGGCCTGCAATGTGCCAGACGGTTGCAGCGCAACGGTTTGACTGTCCAGGTCTGCGAATCGAGTGATGATGTGGGCGGCCGCGTGCGCACCGATCGAATCGACGGGTTCCTCTGTGACCGTGGGTTTCAGCTGCTCAACCCCGCGTACCCTGCAGTGCGCGCTTTCATCGACGTCGCCTCACTGGACCTGCAGACTTTCGGGGCAGGAGTGATGGTCCGCAAGGGACAGCGTCTGACCACGCTGCGCGCATCCTTGAGCCGACGTGGCACCGAGTCATCCGGTTTGAGTTCCGGACTGCTCAGACCGAAGGAGATCCGCGGACTTCTGCGATGGCTCGGTCCGACTCTGCTGCGGCCATCGTCAGCCTCGCGCGCAACGCGGGACTCAACTCTCGCCGAATCTTTGGAGGCTGCGGGAGTCACGGGAGCTTTGCGCCGAGACGTCATCGACACGTTCCTCGCCGGTGTGCTGGCCGACAGTACTGGCGCGAGCTCGGCGAACTATGCTCGACTGCTGATGAGATCATTCGTGCGCGCGATCCCCGGTCTGCCCAGGAAAGGCATGGCGGCTCTACCCGAACAGATGGCGGCTTCTCTCGAAACGCCCGTGCGCGTGAACACCGCCGTACGAGACCTTCGCGAGACCGATGATGGTGTGGAAGTCGACACCGACCAGGGACGGATACGAGCGCGTGTCGCTGTCACCGCGGTCGGTGCTGAGGATCTCGAGGAACTGACCGTCGAGAAGACTCCTCCTACACGCGGACTGACGACCTGGTGGTTCCAAGCTCCGGAGCCACCACTCGAGGATCCGCTGTTGGTGCTGGATGCCTCGGCTCCCCAAGGAGGCCCAGATGGGCCCGTCTGGCACACGGCAGTGGTCTCAAATGCAGCACCGAGCTACGCACCTGCGGGATCGGCGCTCATTGAGGCGACGACTCTGCTCGATCGGCCCGACGGTCTGGCCGACGAACGGGAGATCCGACAGCACCTCGAACGCATCTACGGCACGTCGACGCGCCGGTGGCAGGTCCTGATCAATCATCGGCTTCCGCACGCACTGCCGGCCTCGGCTCCCCCTCTGATCGACCGATCCGTGCAGCGGATCTCCGAGAGAATATTCGTCTGCGGCGACCACCGTGACACCGGCTCGATCCAAGGCGCACTGATCTCCGGTGATCGAGCCGGGCAGGGAATCGCCGGAATACTCTCAACTGCCTCTCGCCGTTCCGACAACTAA
- a CDS encoding mismatch-specific DNA-glycosylase, whose product MHTSVPDDWQPWRTPSSLEGRRPGRSDLERASLCGRGREDVLPYPDDELCRGKIRLLIVGINPSPWTIAVNAPFARPGNRFWPSLHRAGVTETVVDASRGLSSADERMLAERGLAMTNLVSRPTARAAELDDAELRRGGQRTVSRVSTLLPLSVAVVGITAFRKAFDLPRAVVGRQDTNQLNGWPDQTSLWALPHPSGLNAHETLSSLAEHWHKVWADVEGGAANRAKPR is encoded by the coding sequence ATGCACACGAGTGTTCCAGACGACTGGCAACCCTGGCGCACGCCGTCATCGCTGGAGGGACGTAGACCCGGTCGGTCCGACCTCGAACGGGCCAGTCTTTGCGGCAGGGGCCGTGAAGACGTTCTTCCCTACCCAGACGATGAACTGTGCAGGGGAAAAATACGCCTCCTCATCGTCGGGATCAATCCGAGCCCGTGGACCATTGCCGTCAACGCGCCCTTTGCCCGACCGGGGAATCGCTTCTGGCCTTCGCTCCATCGCGCCGGGGTCACTGAAACCGTGGTCGACGCATCTCGCGGGTTGAGCAGCGCAGATGAGAGGATGCTCGCGGAGCGCGGCCTCGCCATGACGAATTTGGTCTCTCGGCCCACCGCCCGAGCCGCTGAGCTCGATGATGCTGAACTTCGCCGCGGTGGCCAGAGGACGGTGAGTCGAGTGAGCACTCTGCTCCCCCTCTCCGTAGCCGTCGTCGGGATCACGGCCTTCCGGAAAGCGTTCGATCTTCCTCGTGCGGTGGTGGGCAGACAGGACACCAACCAGCTCAATGGTTGGCCTGATCAAACCTCTTTATGGGCTCTTCCCCATCCCAGCGGGCTGAATGCGCATGAGACGCTCAGCAGCCTCGCAGAGCATTGGCACAAGGTGTGGGCCGACGTCGAGGGAGGCGCCGCGAACCGGGCCAAACCGCGGTGA
- a CDS encoding NAD(P)/FAD-dependent oxidoreductase — MARTYEVVIVGAGFAGLEAAKRLGRAGVDVLLLDQNNYHQFQPLLYQVATAQIALSTVARPLRSILHRERKHVTIRTAQVVALNAAKKTVTTADGVRYRAEILVISSGAEPNFFDTPGAEEHAYPLYSVDDAARLSSALLGALERASANHDHSTNQNFTVAVVGAGPNGVETAGAIAENIRDVVGKYYSHSFASSCAVHLVDMVDTVLPPFSQTSQQYTRNRLEKLGVKVHLGSAVSEVSDTDISLADGTKIDAEIVVWAAGLKASHLLEPAGLTTGRGGRIDVAKDLTAPECQGVYVLGDAANIVDAKDRKLPQLGSVAKQSGRWAAENIRADLTGRPRREFKFVDMGYMAMIGRGQSVAELTPRRYQVQGMPAFLGWLAVHAGLLSGWQQRAAAVVSWARDYLTTSRPHAVIYRPEAYEIARYARTDDSSTV, encoded by the coding sequence GTGGCACGAACCTACGAAGTCGTGATCGTCGGCGCCGGATTCGCTGGCCTCGAAGCAGCCAAGCGCCTCGGGCGGGCCGGAGTCGACGTGCTCTTGCTCGATCAGAACAACTATCACCAGTTCCAGCCCCTGTTGTACCAAGTGGCAACCGCCCAGATCGCCCTTTCAACGGTGGCTCGCCCCCTGCGCTCCATCCTCCACCGGGAGCGGAAGCATGTCACAATTCGCACGGCGCAAGTAGTTGCGCTCAATGCAGCGAAGAAAACGGTCACCACCGCAGACGGTGTGCGCTACCGAGCGGAGATCTTGGTGATCTCCTCGGGTGCGGAGCCGAACTTCTTCGATACTCCCGGAGCGGAAGAACACGCCTACCCCCTGTATTCGGTCGACGACGCCGCCCGATTGTCATCAGCACTGCTCGGAGCTTTGGAACGAGCATCGGCGAACCACGACCACTCCACAAACCAGAATTTCACGGTTGCCGTCGTGGGCGCGGGTCCCAATGGTGTGGAAACTGCCGGGGCCATCGCCGAAAACATCAGGGACGTAGTCGGCAAGTACTACTCGCACAGTTTCGCTTCGTCGTGCGCGGTTCACCTGGTGGACATGGTCGACACTGTGCTGCCGCCCTTCTCGCAGACGTCCCAGCAATACACCAGGAACCGGTTGGAGAAACTCGGCGTCAAGGTGCATTTGGGAAGTGCTGTCTCGGAAGTCTCCGATACAGATATCTCCCTTGCTGATGGGACGAAGATCGATGCGGAAATCGTCGTCTGGGCCGCCGGATTGAAAGCCTCGCACCTACTGGAGCCTGCCGGACTCACGACCGGTCGTGGGGGACGGATCGATGTGGCCAAAGACCTCACGGCACCGGAGTGCCAGGGAGTCTATGTCTTAGGCGATGCCGCCAATATCGTTGATGCCAAGGATCGGAAGCTGCCGCAGTTGGGCTCGGTCGCCAAACAGTCGGGCCGATGGGCGGCAGAGAATATTCGAGCCGACCTGACTGGACGGCCTCGCCGCGAATTCAAGTTCGTCGATATGGGGTATATGGCGATGATCGGTCGAGGGCAGTCGGTGGCCGAGCTGACTCCGCGCCGATACCAAGTGCAGGGAATGCCGGCGTTCCTTGGCTGGCTGGCAGTCCACGCAGGTCTTCTCTCAGGCTGGCAGCAACGTGCCGCAGCGGTGGTGTCCTGGGCTCGTGACTATCTGACGACGAGTCGTCCTCACGCCGTGATCTATCGACCGGAGGCCTATGAGATCGCCAGGTATGCCCGAACAGACGATTCATCCACGGTCTGA